A portion of the Rhodococcus sp. 4CII genome contains these proteins:
- a CDS encoding DUF4238 domain-containing protein, whose product MELSEVPHRLGRMLPGLMDAIMAMRFEHEWLSDEFVAESKRQAENETAKKHHYVPQMYLRRWAVNEMVQPVQVDTGDADPPQPPKEVAHEKNFYSLPATDNTMDTPLKWIEKHLSRIEDTCAHRLDSLEKWRAGVVSDDDLKKDLAVFLGLQITRTVSNRKRTLVLVNGPDAAKREFLKQSGLGPEAIEESMSKRQDDPKHEALDLMIKDVQNVTALGLHLREWAVYRTDAPLVTCDDPVILLAGPPNTRDRAGVAGNSAVALYPLNPNQVLVMLKPGLHHRGRYQLDQTETDSINTEVVAAATKTTFERPGDEIAIKIEVPPWPERQELDDETVARLSPQAALKELLTDAAPRTRWVDLHSAPPWPVPRWYGN is encoded by the coding sequence ATGGAATTGTCAGAAGTCCCGCATAGGCTCGGCCGCATGCTCCCCGGGTTGATGGACGCCATCATGGCCATGCGTTTCGAGCACGAGTGGCTATCCGACGAGTTCGTGGCTGAATCGAAGCGTCAGGCCGAAAACGAGACGGCGAAAAAGCACCACTACGTACCGCAGATGTATTTGCGCCGATGGGCCGTCAACGAAATGGTACAACCCGTCCAGGTCGACACCGGCGACGCAGATCCGCCCCAGCCACCGAAAGAGGTGGCACACGAGAAGAATTTCTACAGCCTCCCGGCAACCGACAACACCATGGACACCCCGCTCAAGTGGATCGAGAAGCATCTGTCCCGCATTGAGGACACCTGCGCGCACCGCTTGGATTCGCTTGAGAAGTGGCGCGCTGGAGTGGTTTCGGACGATGACCTGAAGAAGGACCTCGCCGTATTCCTCGGCCTGCAGATCACGCGGACGGTCAGTAACCGTAAGCGCACCCTTGTCCTCGTCAACGGCCCGGATGCGGCCAAGCGGGAGTTCCTGAAGCAATCAGGTCTGGGCCCGGAAGCGATCGAGGAGTCGATGTCCAAGCGGCAGGACGACCCGAAGCACGAGGCTCTCGACCTGATGATCAAGGACGTCCAGAACGTCACGGCGCTCGGACTTCATCTTCGAGAATGGGCCGTGTACCGCACGGACGCGCCTCTCGTCACCTGCGATGACCCGGTCATTCTCCTAGCGGGGCCTCCGAACACCAGGGATCGCGCGGGTGTGGCTGGGAACAGTGCGGTCGCGCTCTACCCGCTGAATCCGAATCAGGTATTGGTGATGCTGAAGCCCGGACTACACCATCGTGGCCGGTACCAGCTCGACCAAACCGAAACGGACAGCATCAATACCGAGGTCGTCGCAGCCGCCACCAAGACGACGTTCGAGCGGCCTGGAGACGAGATCGCGATCAAGATCGAGGTTCCCCCATGGCCGGAGCGGCAGGAACTCGATGACGAGACAGTCGCACGCCTCAGTCCCCAAGCAGCCTTGAAAGAACTTCTTACCGATGCGGCCCCTCGTACGCGGTGGGTTGACCTGCATTCGGCACCGCCTTGGCCCGTGCCGCGATGGTACGGAAACTAG
- a CDS encoding IS3 family transposase (programmed frameshift), with the protein MAMKAYSAEFKADAIALYLSDPSHTFEGIGNDLGVSRETLRNWVRSERKRTGTSTAELRANGAARPASPTGEVSSESVLEEENKQLKAQIRKLETEREILRKAAKYFGGRDELVSRFQFVDDHCDTVPVKWLCRILEVSRSGFYRWRTSAPARAERVRADQDLAERIRAIHADSDGTYGAPRVTAELREAGIEVNHKRVERVMREHRIVGVHLRKPVRTTIPAPDAAEVPDLIGRDFTASAPNTRYVGDVYLPVGDGEFLYLATVLDLGSRRLAGWSIADHMRTELVTDALRAAAACRGAAGLDGSIFHSDNGAQYASADFADLCRELGVIRSRGAVGTSADNAAAESLNATLKRETLKGRKRWNSAGEARAAVFRWITRYNTKRRHSTLGQICPIEFEQRSATLATAA; encoded by the exons ATGGCGATGAAGGCGTACTCGGCGGAATTCAAGGCCGATGCCATCGCGCTGTACCTGTCCGACCCGAGCCACACCTTCGAGGGCATCGGCAACGACCTGGGAGTCAGCCGCGAGACCCTGCGGAATTGGGTGCGGTCGGAGCGCAAACGCACCGGTACCTCCACGGCCGAGCTCCGGGCCAATGGGGCGGCGCGGCCGGCGTCGCCGACAGGCGAGGTATCGTCCGAGTCCGTGTTGGAGGAAGAGAACAAGCAGCTCAAGGCCCAGATCCGGAAGCTCGAAACCGAACGGGAGATCCTGCGCAAGGCGGCAAAATATTTCG GCGGGCGAGACGAATTGGTGAGCCGCTTCCAGTTCGTTGATGACCACTGCGACACCGTTCCGGTGAAGTGGCTGTGCCGAATCCTCGAGGTCTCCCGCTCGGGTTTCTACCGGTGGCGGACCTCGGCGCCGGCCCGGGCGGAACGCGTCCGCGCCGATCAGGATCTGGCCGAGCGGATCCGCGCCATCCACGCCGACTCCGACGGCACCTACGGTGCGCCGCGGGTCACCGCGGAGCTGCGCGAGGCCGGAATCGAGGTCAATCACAAGCGGGTCGAGCGGGTGATGCGCGAGCACCGGATCGTCGGTGTGCATCTGCGCAAACCGGTCCGTACCACGATTCCTGCCCCGGACGCGGCCGAGGTGCCGGATCTGATCGGGCGGGATTTCACGGCGAGCGCACCGAACACCCGATACGTCGGGGACGTCTATTTGCCGGTCGGCGATGGTGAGTTTCTGTATCTGGCGACGGTGTTGGACCTGGGTTCGAGACGGTTGGCGGGGTGGTCGATCGCCGACCACATGCGTACCGAGTTGGTCACCGATGCGTTGCGTGCGGCGGCGGCCTGTCGCGGCGCCGCCGGTCTCGATGGGTCAATTTTCCACTCCGACAACGGGGCTCAGTATGCGTCGGCGGATTTCGCGGACCTGTGTCGCGAGCTGGGGGTGATCCGGTCGCGGGGTGCGGTCGGAACGTCGGCGGACAACGCGGCCGCCGAGTCGCTGAACGCGACGTTGAAACGGGAGACGCTGAAGGGGCGGAAGCGCTGGAACAGTGCGGGTGAGGCCCGCGCCGCCGTCTTCCGCTGGATCACGCGATACAACACCAAAAGGAGGCATTCCACTCTCGGCCAGATCTGTCCGATCGAGTTCGAGCAGCGATCGGCTACGCTGGCCACCGCCGCATAG